AGGCGATTTCTAATTGTATTTACATTTGTAAAAATTTTATATCCCCAATCTGGCAGCCCTAAAGTCTTAGCCATTTTTAGTTTATGATCGAAACTGATTGTGATTTTCTGTTCTTCCTTATCTTTTTTCTCTTGAAACCAAAACATTTTTTCTTGGTTGCAAATGCTACATATATAGAGTTCCAAAAACTGCTCGCAGATTAAATGGATTCTGAGAACTGCACCGATTTCATCATTTGTTTTCAACCCATCTTCTATTGTTCCCAAATTTTCTATCATTAATTTGGAAAATAATAAATTAAACATTTCTATATTCATATTATTTGACTATGTAATTATTAGAATTTTTTAAAATATTTTGTTTGAAAATTTATTTACTCTTTACACAAAAGGCCGTCTGAAAATATGGATTTAATCCCTCACATAAACCACTTCGACATCGTAGTCGTCTTCATTCCAATCGTCGTCATCATCCATGCCGAATTTCTCTTGCCATTCTTCCTCGTTGCTTAGGGACGAATCCAAACCGGCTTCCAGACGCAGGACGGAGAGCAGGTGGTACATATCGTCAGGCATAGGCGCTTCAAAGGAAACGGTTTCGCCAGTTTTCGGGTGCACGAAGCTCAAGCGGTAGGCATGCAGGGCTTGGCGCGCGCCGAGGGCTTTGATGGCTTCTTTAACCGCGTCGCTGCACGGATGGCGCAGGTTGCCGTAAACAGGGTCTGCGGCCAGCGGATGGTTGGCTTCGCGCATATGAACGCGGATTTGGTGCGTGCGACCGGTTTCGAGCGAGCATTCGATGTAGCTGTGTGCCAGATAACGTTCCAACACTTTGACGTGGGTAATGGCAGGTTTGCCGCCGAATTTGACGACTGCCATTTTCAGGCGGTTGTGCGGGTCGCGGCCGATTTGGGTTTCGATTTTGCCGTCAAAAGGGACGATGCCGTTGGCAACAGCGCGGTAAATGCGTTTGACTGTGCGCTCTTGAAGCTGTTGAACCAGTGAGTTTTGCGCCGGCAAGGTCTTGGCGACCACCATCAGGCCGCTGGTTTCTTTGTCCAAACGGTGTACGATGCCCGCACGCGGCACTTGGCTTAATTCCGGACAGTGCGCCAACAGGCCGTTGAGCAGGGTGCCGCTCCAGTTGCCTGCGGCAGGATGGACGACCAATCCGGCCGGTTTGTTGATGACGATGACGGTATCGTCTTCATAAATGATGTCCAAATCCATCAGTTCTGGCGTGAATGCGAGGTTTTCTTCGCTCGGACGTACCGTAACGGCAATCAATTCACCGCCTATCATTTTATCTTTGGGTTGCGCGGGCTTATCGTTTACAATGACTGCACCCTCTTTAATCCACGAACTCAGGCGGCTGCGCGAGTAGTCGGGCATGAGTTTGGCCAATACGGCATCCAGCCTTCCGCCCGCCATTTCGAGCGGAACGGTCAAATTAACACAACTTTCTGTTTCAGGGGATGACGGAAAGTCTAAATCATCGCTATAATCGGCTTCGTTATCAAAGGAAGTATTCTGCATGAAAAAAATTCTTTTAGTAGTTTCTTTAGGTTTGGCACTGAGTGCCTGCGCAAATAAAGGCACAATCGATAAAGACGCCCAAATTACTCAAGATTGGAGTGTGGAAAAGCTTTATGCCGAAGCGCAAGACGAATTGAACAGCAACAATTATACGCGAGCTGTCAAGTTATACGAAATTTTAGAATCCCGTTTTCCAAACGGCCGCTATGCCCAGCAGTCCCAGTTGGATACGGCGTATGCCTATTATAAAGACGATGAGCCGGAAAAAGCCTTGGCTGCCATTGCACGCTTCCAACGCCATCATCCGCAACATCCGAATATGGACTACGCGCTGTACTTGAAAGGTTTGGTCCTGTTTAACGAAGACCAGTCTTTCTTGAACAAGCTGGCTTCCCAAGACTGGTCCGACCGCGATCCGAAAGCCAACCGCGATGCTTATCAGGCGTTTGCCGAGTTGGTGCAACGTTATCCAAACAGCAAATACGCTGCCGATGCAACCGAGCGTATGGCCAAGCTGGTGGACGCTTTGGGTGGTAACGAGATGTCTGTGGCGCGTTATTACATGAAACGCGGTGCTTATGTCGCAGCGGCCAACCGTGCGCAAAAAATCGTCGGCCGTTACCAAAATACCCGTTACGTCGAAGAAGCTTTGGCGATGATGGAATTGGCGTATAAAAAACTGGATAAGCCGCAACTGGCTGCCGATACTCGCCGTGTCTTGGAAACCAACTTCCCGCAAAGCCCGTTCTTGCAACACGAATGGCGATCTGACGATATGCCTTGGTGGCGTTACTGGCGTTAAGCGTCGGGTTGTTCAGGCATGAATAAGGCCGTCTGAAAACGATGCAGCTATGCATTTGGTTTTCAGACGGCCTTTGTTTTTAATGTTTTTTTACGTTCTCTGTAAACAGGGTGCAAAATTCGTTTTAATATGGTAAAGTCTGATTTTAATAACTCGACGGTTTGAAGCCGTTACTCAGGGGCTGTTTAAATTTAAAATCAGTTTTGTTGAAGCCGCATCGGATTTGCCGTTGATGCATTCAGGAAAATTTCAGTCGTCAGGCTGATTTGGTTTTAAATTTAAGCAGCCCTTTAATTTAAGCAGCCCTTTATGTTTACAAAAAAAACAGAGGTAGATTCTCATGAAGTCTTGGCAGCTTCCTGAACACGTTGCCGACGTGTTACCGACCAATGCCCGACAACTGGAAAGCGCCCGTGAGCGGCTGTTGGCTTTGTTTCGCGTGCATGGTTATGAATTGGTGCAACCGCCATTAATGGAATACAGCCATTCCTTATTGACACATATCGATGCCGGTTTGTCTTTGAAAACCATTTTAGTCGTCGATCAGCTCAGCGGCCGTCAACTCGGTATCCGAGCGGATATTACGCCGCAGGTGGCGCGCATTGATGCCCACTTGCTTTCTGCCAATCAAGGCATCAACCGTTTATGCTATGCCGGTTCGGTGCTTCATGCGCGGCCTGACGGATTGCTCAATATGCGCGAACCTTTGCAGGCGGGTGCGGAAATGTACGGCTTGGAAGGCATTGAAGCGGATATCGAATTGATTGATTTGATGCTGAAAAGCATGAAGATTGCCGACATGGGCGAAGTTTTGCTTTCATTAGGCCATATCGGCGTATTCCGTTCTTTAGCAAATGCCGCGCATTTGGATGAGCAACAATCGGCAACCCTGCTGTCATCGATGCAGGACAAAGATGCCGAGGCTGTCAGCCAGTTGGTCAAAGAGTGGAAACTTGACGGTATGTGGGCAAAAGCGTTTTCATTGTTGCCCCGATTGTATGGCGGTCGTGAAGTGCTGACTGTGGCTAGAGAGAAATTACCGGAATTGTCCGCAGTCAGTGCGGCCTTGGATGAATTGCAGGCAGTATGCGATGCGTTCCCAAATCAAAAAGTGCATATCGATTTGTCGGAACTGCGTGTTGACAATTACCATACAGGTTTGCTTTACGCGGCTTATGGTTCAAACCGTCATGATGCTGTGGCACGCGGCGGCCGTTATGACGGATTGGGCGGATACTTCGGACGCGCGCGTCCTGCTGCCGGATTCAGTTTTGATTTGCGCAGCTTCATCGGCCGCCTTCCTGCTATCGGACGGGAATCCGTGGTGGCTGTCGATGTAAAAGACATGCCTGCGGCTCAAGAAGCGGTAGATACTTTGCGCGAACAGGGACAATGTGTCGTTATCGATTACGGTATCGGCTATAACGGTTCGGAAGAGGTTACAGGCCGTCTGAAACAGGTAGACGGCGTTTGGAAAGTAATCGCTTTGAACGATTGAGTTTTATTTTGAAATTTTGTATCTGGAATAAGGTTAGATGGCTATGGCTAAAAATGTTGTCGTAATCGGTGCCCAATGGGGTGATGAAGGCAAAGGTAAGATTGTTGACTGGCTGGCGGAAGAAACCAGCGGTGTTGTACGTTTCCAAGGCGGCCACAATGCCGGCCATACTTTGGTTGTCGGCGGCAAAAAAACCATTTTGCGCCTGATTCCAAGTGGCATTTTGCATGAGACTTTAGACTGCTTCATCGGTTCGGGTGTCGTGGTTTCTCCTGAGGCATTGTTGGGTGAAATCGACGAATTGAACGCCGCCGGTGTGAAAAACGTTGAAGGCCGTCTGAAAATTGCGCCGACCTGCCCATTGATTCTGCCTTACCACATTGCGCTTGACCAAGCACGCGAAGCTTCCCGCGGTAAAAGCAAGATTGGTACAACCGGCCGCGGCATCGGCCCGGCTTATGAAGATAAAGTTGCCCGTCGCGCGATTCGCGTGGTGGACTTATTGCACCCTGAAAAACTGGTTGAAAAACTGGAAGCTGTTTTGGCCTATTACAATGTCCAGCTGCAACACCTGCACCATGCCGAGCCGGTAAAACTTGAAGATGTGATGGCGGTCATCGAAAAAGTTGCGCCGCGCATTACGCCGATGATTACCGATGTTTCCCGTGTTTTGAACGAGAAAAACCACAAAGGCGAAAGCCTGTTGTTTGAAGGCGCGCAAGGTACGTTGCTGGATATCGACTACGGTACTTATCCGTTTGTAACTTCCTCCAACTGCTTGGCAGGTGCCGCTTCTGCCGGTGCAGGCGTAGGTCCGCAAATGCTGGATTACGTTTTGGGTATCGTTAAAGCCTATACGACCCGTGTGGGTTCCGGCCCATTCCCGACTGAATTGTTTGACGAAGTGGGGGCAGGCTTGGCTGAGCGCGGCCATGAATTCGGTTCTGTAACCGGTCGTGCGCGTCGGTGCGGTTGGTTTGACGCGGCTGCGTTGAAACGCTCCATTCAAGTTAACGGTATTTCCGGCATGTGCATTACCAAGCTGGATGTCATGGACGGTGTTGAGAACATCAATATCTGCGTAGGCTATGAATTGCCTGATGGCAGCAAAACCGACATTCTGCCTTGCGGCTCTGATGCGGTAGAAACCTGCAAACCGATTTACGAAACCATGCCGGGTTGGAGCGAGTCGACTTTCGGCGTGAAAGAGTACGACAAACTGCCTGAAAACGCTAAAGCTTATCTGAAACGGATTGAAGAAGTGTGCGGTGCGCCTGTGGCTATTGTTTCAACCGGTCCTGACCGTGAAGAAACCATTGTTTTGCATCATCCGTTTGCTTAATTGATTAAGTGAATAAAAGGCCGTCTGAATTTTCAGACGGCCTTTTATATGAAATGCAATAAAAATTCAGCCCTGAAGGACATCTGTCTTCAGGGCCGAATTTTGTATTTTACGCCGTTTTTAAGTACGAATGTTTGGAAAGTGAGATGTAGTGCCAAGTAACAATTATTCTCATTGACGTAAATCAAGAAAAACCAAATCTGTAATTTTATTTCACAAAAACCCCTGTAAATAAATGGGTATTGATGTTATCCTTTCAGAAAATTTACAGTCTATATTTTCAATAAAATTAGGAGCTTGATATGTCAAATGATGTTCAGCAACGTCCAGCCGCTTGGGAAGGTTTTGTCGGTGGTAACTGGGAAACCAACGTAGATGTCCGCGATTTTATTCAAAAAAACTACACGCCATATGAAGGCGATGCCTCTTTCTTGGCACCAGCAACCGAAGCCACAACCAAGCTGTGGGCGGAAGTGATGGAAGGCATCAAGGTTGAAAACCGTACGCACGAACCGTATAAAATCGATGCGCAAATCGTCTCCGGTATTACCAGCCATGCTCCAGGCTATATCGACAAAAATTTGGAAACCATCGTCGGCCTGCAAACAGACGAGCCTTTGAAACGCTCTATCATGCCGTTTGGCGGTTTGAAAATGGTGCAAGACGCGTGCAAAGTGTACAACGTTGAATTGAATCCCGAAGTCAGCGAAATTTTCACCAAATACCGCAAAACCCACAACCAAGGCGTATTTGACGTTTATACGCCCGACATCCGCCGCTGCCGCAAATCAGGCGTGATTACCGGTCTGCCGGATGCTTATGGTCGTGGCCGTATTATCGGCGACTACCGCCGCGTGGCATTGTACGGTATCGACTTCTTGATGAAAGACAAACTCAACCAGTTCAACTCACTGCAAGCCGATTTGGAAAACGGTGTGGACTTGGAAGAAGTCATCCGCCGTCGCGAAGAAATCAACGAACAATACAAAGCCTTGGGTCAAATGAAAGAAATGGCGGCTTCTTACGGCTACGACATTTCCGGCCCTGCAAAAAATGCACAAGAAGCCATCCAATGGACTTACTTTGCCTACCTTGCCGCCGTTAAATCTCAAAACGGCGCAGCGATGTCCTTCGGCCGTGTGTCTTCGTTCTTGGATATTTATATCGAACGCGACCTGAAAAACGGTGTGATTACCGAAACCCAAGCGCAAGAATTTATCGACCACTTGGTGATGAAACTGCGTATGGTCCGTTTCCTGCGTACGCCCGAATACGACCAACTCTTCTCCGGCGACCCGATTTGGGCAACCGAATCCATCGGCGGTATGGGCTTGGATGGCCGTACCTTGGTAACCCGCACCAACTTCCGCGTGCTGCATACCCTGTACAACATGGGCCCGTCTCCTGAGCCAAACATCACTGTATTGTGGTCAGAACAACTGCCGCAAGGCTTTAAAGAATTCTGCGCCAAAGTATCCATCGATACTTCGTCCATCCAATACGAAAACGACGATTTGATGCGTCCTGACTTCAACAGCGACGATTACGCCATTGCCTGCTGCGTCAGCCCGATGGTGGTCGGCAAACAAATGCAGTTCTTCGGCGCACGCGCCAACTTGGCTAAAACTCTGCTGTACGCAATCAACGGCGGCGTGGATGAAAAATCTAAAGAGCAAGTTGGTCCGAAAACCGAGCCGATTATGGACGAAGTTTTGGACTACGACACTGTCTTTGAGCGCATGGACAAATTCATGGATTGGTTGGCAACCCAATACGTTACCGCGTTGAACATCATTCACTACATGCACGACAAATACAGCTACGAAGCTGCATTGATGGCATTGCATGACCGTGATGTGATCCGTACGATGGCTTGCGGTATTGCCGGTCTGTCTGTGGCTGCCGACTCTTTGTCTGCCATTAAATACGCCAAAGTAAAACCGATTCGTGATGAAAACGGTATTGCTGTTGACTTTGAAATCGAAGGCGAATACCCACAATTCGGTAACAACGACGACCGTGTTGACGATATTGCCTGCGATTTGGTTGAACGCTTTATGAAAAAAGTGGCAACCCACAAAACTTACCGCAACGCTACTCCGACTCAGTCCGTACTGACCATTACTTCCAACGTTGTTTACGGTAAGAAAACCGGTAATACTCCGGATGGCCGCCGCGCTGGCGCTCCGTTTGGTCCGGGTGCAAACCCGATGCACGGCCGTGACGTCAACGGTGCAGTCGCTTCATTGACTTCCGTAGCCAAACTGCCATTTGAGTTTGCTAAAGACGGTATTTCTTATACCTTCTCCATTATTCCTGGCGCGTTGGGTAAAGACGAGCATTCTCGCGAACGCAACCTTGCCGGTCTGATGGACGGTTATTTCCACCATGAAGACGGTATTTTGGAAGGCGGCCAACACTTGAACGTCAACGTATTGAATCGCGAGACTTTGGAAGATGCGATGCACAATCCGGAGAAATATCCGCAGTTGACCATTCGTGTGTCCGGTTATGCGGTTCGCTTCAACTCGCTGACCCGTGAACAACAGCTTGACGTGATTACCCGTACGTTCACAGAAACCATGTAATCCGGGTGGCGAAACAAACCAGAAGCTAAATTTGCATTTGGTTTGTTTTGAAACAAAGCTCCAAGGCCGTCTGAAATGTTCAGACGGCCTTTATTGCCGTACAATTCACATCAGCAAAATTATTTTCGAGCCGAACACTATGTCCACGACTTTTGCCATTACCCCCGAGCCGGAACTGAAAGACCTTGGCCACCGTCACTATAACGGCAAAGGCATTATTCATTCGATTGAATCTTGCGGTGCTGTCGATGGTCCGGGTTTGCGCTATGTGCTTTTTTTGCAAGGTTGCCTGATGCGCTGCCTGTATTGCCATAATCGCGATACTTGGGATTTGCATACCGAGCAGGCGCAGGAATTGGATGTGACAACTGTGATGAAGCAGGTCATGACCTATCGTCATTATCTGCGTGCGACAGGCGGAGGCGTAACAGCAACCGGCGGTGAGCCGTTATTGCAATATGAGTTTGTACGAGATTGGTTTACGGCCTGTCGGGAACACGATATCCATACCTGTCTCGACAGTAATGGCTATGCTTTGCACTATGATTCGATTTTGGATGATTTGCTCGATCATACCAATTTGGTCATGCTCGACTTAAAACAAATCGATCCTGAAATCCATAAAGTGCTTGTCGGTATTCCAAATACCAAAACGCTGAAATTTGCGCGCTATCTTGCCGAACGCAATCAGCCGACGCGTGTGCGCTATGTGGTTGTTCCCGGTTATACCGATGATGAGCGTTCAGCGCATTTATTGGGCGAGTTTATCGGTGATATGGACAATGTCGAAATGGTCGAGCTTTTACCGTATCACGAATTAGGCGCACATAAATGGGCTTTATGCGGCGACGAATACAAGTTAAAAGGCGTACATCCGCCGCCTAAAGAAACCCTTTTGAAAATCAAAGAAATATTAGAGAGCTACGGAAAAAACATTATTTATTAAAACAGAAAAAGGCCGTCTGAAACGAAATAATCAGTTTCAGACGGCCTTTTAACTATTGAAAAAAACTTAAACGTTCAATGCGGCCAGAACCTTGGCGACAACTTCTGATACCGCAACGGCTTGAGCCTGATTGTCACGGCGTTTGGCATATTCGACATTGCCTTCTTTTAAGGCGCGATCGCCGATGACGATGCGGTGAGGGATGCCCAACAGCTCGGAGTCATTCAGCAATACGCCTGCACGTTCGTCGCGGTCATCTAACAATACATCCGCGCCTGCGGCCAGAAGCTCGGCATAGATTTTATCGGCAGCTTCGCGCACGGCATCTGATTTTTTGTAGTTCATCGGCACGATAACAACTTCAAACGGCGCCATTGCTTTGGTCCAGATAATGCCTTTTTCGTCGTTGTTTTGCTCGATGGCGGCGGCAACAACGCGGGTAATACCGATACCGTAGCAGCCCATTTCCATGATTTGGGATTTGCCGTTATTGTCCAAGAAGCTGACATTCATGGCTTGGGTATATTTGTCGCGCAATTGGAAAACGTGGCCGACTTCAATACCGCGCGCCAGTTTCAGATGGCCTTGTTCGTCGGGGCTGATATCGCCTTCGATGACATTGCGCAGATCGACAAATTCAGGCTCGGTAGCATCTCGGCCGAAGTTGAAGCCGGTATAGTGGTAGTCGTCTTCGTTCGCGCCGATAACCCAGTCTGCGCCTTTTTCGGTGGCGAAATCGGCATAGACTTTACCTTTGAAGTTGACAGGGCCGAGAGAGCCGCCGTTTGCGCCGAACTGTTCAACAATCGCTGCAGGGCTTGCCATGGTCAGTGGCGATTTCACGCCGGCCAGTTTTTCTGCCTTGATGTCGTTAAATTCATGGTCGCCACGCAACAGCAGCAGGACGAGTTCGCCTTCGTTTTCGCTTTCAACCACGATGGATTTGAGGGTTTGTTCAACCGGAATATTCAGGAATTCAACCAAAGACTCAATGGTTTTGACGTTTGGTGTATGTACTTTGGTCAACTCGGCCTGAGCAGCAGCGCGTTCGCCTTTGAGCGGCAAAGTCGGTGCCAATTCGATATTGGCGGCGTAATCGGAAGTGTCGCTATATGCAATAACGTCTTCACCACTTTCAGCCAATACTTGGAATTCGTGAGAGCCAGTACCGCCGATGCTGCCGGTATCCGCAGCAACAGGACGGAATTCCAAACCCAAACGGGTGAAGATACGGCAGTAAGCGTCGTACATGTCTTGATAGGTCGTCTGAAGCGAGGCATAGTCGGCATGGAAGGAATAAGCGTCTTTCATGACGAACTCGCGCGCACGCATCACACCAAAGCGCGGACGCACTTCATCTCGGAATTTGGTTTGGATGTGGTAAAAGTTTTTCGGCAGTTGTTTGTAGCTGTTGATTTCTTTGCGCACGATGTCGGCAATCACTTCTTCACAAGTCGGACCCATGCAGAAATCGCGGTCATGACGGTCTTTCAGGCGCAGCAGTTCTTTACCGTAAAACTCCCAGCGGCCGGATTCTTGCCACAGCTCGGCAGGTTGTACCACCGGCATCAGCAGCTCCACGCTACCTGCGCGGGCCATTTCTTCGCGCACGATATTTTCAACTTTGCGCAATACGCGCAGACCCATTGGCATCCAAGTATAAAGACCGGACGCGTTGGCTTTGATCAAACCGGCACGAATCATCAGCTTGTGGCTGGCAAGTGCGGCTTCGGCGGGGGCTTCTTTAAGGGTGGAAATGAAGAACTGGGAGGCTTTCATGGCGTATTTTTCTTTCTTAAAAATAAGTGCGTATTGTAACGCAAAATGTATGGCCGCGTGTCTTTTGAATGGTATCGGATGAAATCGGCCGTTGTTTTACACAGCTTTTGATTCGGGGCGATTTTTAGGGATGTCAACCCTAATTTATACACAAAGTCGCATAACCTTGTTTTACCTATAAATTTTCACTGTATGATTATAGTAAAATATTATAAATATAACTATTTGATTTTATTGAATTTTATTTGATTAAATTTTAGTCAATTTAAGACTTGGTTTGTTCCTAAAGAAAATTTTACGATTACCCAAAGCTTATCAACAGATTTATCCACAGAGATTGTGTATAGATTTTAAATGCTGTCAGCGTAATGATTTCGCATGATTGGCAAGCCTTGTTTAAAGTAGATTTGGTCGCCTTAAAAAGATGGGGCAACAACACGATGGGCAGGTTTTGCGCTAACATTCTGCTTATTGTTGTTTCCTTACAAGGAATAAAATGAAAAATTCAGAATTGCATTTGCTGGAACGCAGAAAGATGTTTAACGGGCATCAGGAACGCTACCGCCATTTTTCTCAAACCTGCCGGACGGATATGGTATTTGATGTCTATCTGCCACCACAAGTTTTAAAAGGCTATCCCGCGCCTGTTTTATATTTTCTTTCCGGTTTAAATAGTGATGGTTCTGAATTGGTTCAGCAAAGCGGAATCCAACGTTTTGCGGCGCAATGGAATATTATTGTGGTTTTCCCGGATACCTCGCCACGCGGTCAGCATGTTGCCGACAGTGAAGAACATTATCTTGGACAGGGCGCCGGATTTTATGTCAATGCAACTGAAGCACCTTGGGCGCAGTATTACCAAATGGAAAGCTATATCAGCCAAGAATTGCCTGATGTGATCGAGCATCATTTCCCGGTAACGAAAGAGCGCAGCATTGCAGGTTTCAGCATGGGTGGGCATGGCGCGCTGCATTTGGCTTTGAACTATCCCGGCCGATATGTTGCGGTTTCAGCCTTTGCGCCTTTATGTCATCCTATCGATACGGAAGGCGGCAGGCAGGCGTTTTCAGCTTATTTGGGTCAAAACGTGGAAACATGGAAACGCTATGACAGTACAGAGCTGCTTCAGACGGCCTCGCATAAATTGCCTGTTTTGATTGATGTCGGCCGTGAAGATGCTTTGTATCCTGAAGTCCTGCAACCGGAAGTGTTTGTCCGCTCAGCACGCGAAAAAGGTTTCAATATCCAATATAAAGTACGCCCGGGCTATGGGCATGACTACTTCTTTATTGCCAGCTTTATCGATTCGCATATTGAGTTTCACGCTCAGGCATTAGGGCTTTAAGCAGCATTGAATAAAAGGCCGTCTGAAATCCGATTAATGGTCGGATTTCAGACGGCCTTTATTTGGTCTTTTTTAACCTTTTACTTCAAACAGGCTTATTCCTCAGGACGTTCGCCGTCGGTATCGTCCAATTTGCCTTCGGTTATATCGACATTGATACCGACTGCCGCACGGATTTTGGCATCGATTTCGTTGGCAATATCAGGGTTTTCTTTCAGCCAAACGCGTACATTATCTTTACCTTGGCCGATTTTTGCGCCGTTGTAGCTGTACCATGCACCGGATTTCTCAACGATGTCGTGTTTGACGCCCAAGTCGATCAATTCGCCTTCCCAGCTGATGCCTTCGCCGTAAAGAATATCGAATTCGGCTTGACGGAACGGAGGCGCAACTTTGTTTTTGATGACTTTGACTTTGGTTTCGTTACCAATAACGTCATCGCCTTTTTTAATCTGACCGGTACGGCGGATGTCGAGGCGGACGGAGGCGTAGAATTTGAGAGCGTTACCGCCGGTCGTGGTTTCAGGGCTGCCGAACATCACGCCGATTTTCATACGGATTTGGTTAATGAAAACAACCAATGTATTGGTGCGTTTGATGTGGCCGGTCAGTTTGCGCAGGGCTTGGCTCATCAGGCGGGCTTGCAGGCCGACGTGGCTGTCGCCCATTTCGCCTTCGATCTCGGCTTTAGGCACAAGTGCGGCTACGGAGTCGACAACGACCATATCGATACCGCCGGAGCGTACTAAGGTATCGCAGATTTCCAATGCCTGTTCGCCGGTATCCGGTTGGGAGAGATAGAGTTCCTCGACTTTTACGCCGAGTTTACGGGCGTAAATCGGGTCAAAAGCATGCTCGGCATCGATGAATGCGCAGATGCCGCCATTTTTTTGGCATTGGGCAATGGCTTCGAGACAGAGTGTGGTTTTACCGGAGGATTCCGGGCCGAAAATTTCAACCACGCGACCGCGGGGCAAACCGCCAACGCCGAGCGCCAAGTCCACGCCGAGGGAGCCGGTGGAAATAACATCAAGGTTTTCTTCCTGTTGGCTGCCGTCCATTTTCATGATGGAGCCTTTGCCGAAGTTTTTTTCGATTTGGGCAAGGGCGGCGGCTAAGGCTTTGCTTTTTTCGTCTGACATGTTTTCTCTCCGAAAGGAAATATGAATCGCTAAGAATTTATTTAGCTATTATCGCATAAATTAAGAAAAAGTATAGTTTTATTTTTATTTTTCAGACGGCCTGTGTTTTTTGTATGCAACAGGCCGTCTGAAACTTTGAATAATCAATCAGTTGGTCAATGATGCAAAAACTTGGAAATAGTCGGGGAAAGTTTTATGCGTACATTTCGGGTCGTTGATGATGATGGGGACGCCCAAAAGCGAAGCCAGAGAGAAACACATGGCCATGCGGTGGTCGTCATAAGTATCGATGACG
This region of Neisseria subflava genomic DNA includes:
- the rluD gene encoding 23S rRNA pseudouridine(1911/1915/1917) synthase RluD, giving the protein MQNTSFDNEADYSDDLDFPSSPETESCVNLTVPLEMAGGRLDAVLAKLMPDYSRSRLSSWIKEGAVIVNDKPAQPKDKMIGGELIAVTVRPSEENLAFTPELMDLDIIYEDDTVIVINKPAGLVVHPAAGNWSGTLLNGLLAHCPELSQVPRAGIVHRLDKETSGLMVVAKTLPAQNSLVQQLQERTVKRIYRAVANGIVPFDGKIETQIGRDPHNRLKMAVVKFGGKPAITHVKVLERYLAHSYIECSLETGRTHQIRVHMREANHPLAADPVYGNLRHPCSDAVKEAIKALGARQALHAYRLSFVHPKTGETVSFEAPMPDDMYHLLSVLRLEAGLDSSLSNEEEWQEKFGMDDDDDWNEDDYDVEVVYVRD
- a CDS encoding outer membrane protein assembly factor BamD; protein product: MKKILLVVSLGLALSACANKGTIDKDAQITQDWSVEKLYAEAQDELNSNNYTRAVKLYEILESRFPNGRYAQQSQLDTAYAYYKDDEPEKALAAIARFQRHHPQHPNMDYALYLKGLVLFNEDQSFLNKLASQDWSDRDPKANRDAYQAFAELVQRYPNSKYAADATERMAKLVDALGGNEMSVARYYMKRGAYVAAANRAQKIVGRYQNTRYVEEALAMMELAYKKLDKPQLAADTRRVLETNFPQSPFLQHEWRSDDMPWWRYWR
- a CDS encoding ATP phosphoribosyltransferase regulatory subunit, coding for MKSWQLPEHVADVLPTNARQLESARERLLALFRVHGYELVQPPLMEYSHSLLTHIDAGLSLKTILVVDQLSGRQLGIRADITPQVARIDAHLLSANQGINRLCYAGSVLHARPDGLLNMREPLQAGAEMYGLEGIEADIELIDLMLKSMKIADMGEVLLSLGHIGVFRSLANAAHLDEQQSATLLSSMQDKDAEAVSQLVKEWKLDGMWAKAFSLLPRLYGGREVLTVAREKLPELSAVSAALDELQAVCDAFPNQKVHIDLSELRVDNYHTGLLYAAYGSNRHDAVARGGRYDGLGGYFGRARPAAGFSFDLRSFIGRLPAIGRESVVAVDVKDMPAAQEAVDTLREQGQCVVIDYGIGYNGSEEVTGRLKQVDGVWKVIALND
- a CDS encoding adenylosuccinate synthase, translating into MAKNVVVIGAQWGDEGKGKIVDWLAEETSGVVRFQGGHNAGHTLVVGGKKTILRLIPSGILHETLDCFIGSGVVVSPEALLGEIDELNAAGVKNVEGRLKIAPTCPLILPYHIALDQAREASRGKSKIGTTGRGIGPAYEDKVARRAIRVVDLLHPEKLVEKLEAVLAYYNVQLQHLHHAEPVKLEDVMAVIEKVAPRITPMITDVSRVLNEKNHKGESLLFEGAQGTLLDIDYGTYPFVTSSNCLAGAASAGAGVGPQMLDYVLGIVKAYTTRVGSGPFPTELFDEVGAGLAERGHEFGSVTGRARRCGWFDAAALKRSIQVNGISGMCITKLDVMDGVENINICVGYELPDGSKTDILPCGSDAVETCKPIYETMPGWSESTFGVKEYDKLPENAKAYLKRIEEVCGAPVAIVSTGPDREETIVLHHPFA
- the pflB gene encoding formate C-acetyltransferase: MSNDVQQRPAAWEGFVGGNWETNVDVRDFIQKNYTPYEGDASFLAPATEATTKLWAEVMEGIKVENRTHEPYKIDAQIVSGITSHAPGYIDKNLETIVGLQTDEPLKRSIMPFGGLKMVQDACKVYNVELNPEVSEIFTKYRKTHNQGVFDVYTPDIRRCRKSGVITGLPDAYGRGRIIGDYRRVALYGIDFLMKDKLNQFNSLQADLENGVDLEEVIRRREEINEQYKALGQMKEMAASYGYDISGPAKNAQEAIQWTYFAYLAAVKSQNGAAMSFGRVSSFLDIYIERDLKNGVITETQAQEFIDHLVMKLRMVRFLRTPEYDQLFSGDPIWATESIGGMGLDGRTLVTRTNFRVLHTLYNMGPSPEPNITVLWSEQLPQGFKEFCAKVSIDTSSIQYENDDLMRPDFNSDDYAIACCVSPMVVGKQMQFFGARANLAKTLLYAINGGVDEKSKEQVGPKTEPIMDEVLDYDTVFERMDKFMDWLATQYVTALNIIHYMHDKYSYEAALMALHDRDVIRTMACGIAGLSVAADSLSAIKYAKVKPIRDENGIAVDFEIEGEYPQFGNNDDRVDDIACDLVERFMKKVATHKTYRNATPTQSVLTITSNVVYGKKTGNTPDGRRAGAPFGPGANPMHGRDVNGAVASLTSVAKLPFEFAKDGISYTFSIIPGALGKDEHSRERNLAGLMDGYFHHEDGILEGGQHLNVNVLNRETLEDAMHNPEKYPQLTIRVSGYAVRFNSLTREQQLDVITRTFTETM
- the pflA gene encoding pyruvate formate lyase 1-activating protein yields the protein MSTTFAITPEPELKDLGHRHYNGKGIIHSIESCGAVDGPGLRYVLFLQGCLMRCLYCHNRDTWDLHTEQAQELDVTTVMKQVMTYRHYLRATGGGVTATGGEPLLQYEFVRDWFTACREHDIHTCLDSNGYALHYDSILDDLLDHTNLVMLDLKQIDPEIHKVLVGIPNTKTLKFARYLAERNQPTRVRYVVVPGYTDDERSAHLLGEFIGDMDNVEMVELLPYHELGAHKWALCGDEYKLKGVHPPPKETLLKIKEILESYGKNIIY